A region of the Sarcophilus harrisii chromosome 3, mSarHar1.11, whole genome shotgun sequence genome:
AGGATACATCTATTGGtgccatatttcttttcttcgTGGCATAGATAGCGTAACCTCAGAAGCTCAAGATTAAGAGTGGCAAGAACAAAGCCCATCCTTGTTACAAAGCAAGTTCAGATGAGGGCCTCTCCTGGAGTGCTGTCATTGATCTTACTGGACAAATAAGTGGggatgttgttaaaaaaaaaaaaaaaatctgtgctaAGATGTGCCCTTGTTCATGATTAAAGAGTCTTTGTTTGAGAAAGCATTTTTGCCGCTTGATAGGAGTCCTGAAGCAGCCTGGAAAACTAATTTGACCTTGAGCTACATGAGGAGGTATGATTTCTAAAAATAAGGAGGTGATAGTCAAGTCTTTTTTTATATGGAATGTGGCCAGTCCACAGCCAGACACTAGGGGATGGTGGGGGAAGTTGGTTTCATGTCTTGTGAGGATCCTCTAGAAAAACTGGGGACATTTAACTGGGAGAAGAGGGGTTATATGGGGGAACATGAGAGCCGATTTTAAGCATCTGGAGAATTGATCTTTGAGGGAGAAGTCAGATATGTTCTGCCTGGCTCCAGAGGGCCAGTAGCAGTAGCTACCGAAAAAAAGCTAGTAGCTAGTAGCACTGAAAAAAAGAGGATAATTACGACTCAATAAGTCAGCCCAGAATGGAACGGCTTACTGCCTCCATCCCGGGAAGTCTCCAGACCGCAGATAGATGGCCATTCGCTCCCATTTGGATCAGGAGGATTCCTTCTGGGATAAGCTTTGAACCTGAACATTTCAGGAGTCCCCCTTTCCTGCACTCTCTGAAGTCTTCCGAGTCCTCCCCTGGAATCTGAACTTGTCTTCCCAACTGCATGCTTCTTGCTCTGTGCCACCCAGATGCCTCCTTTACCAATGCGTCTTTTAGTACACCCAACACCAGTAGCCTGGGTAAGGATAAATACAGGTAGCTTTCATGTGGTGTTCAAAGGCTTATCTTAGGAATTCATCGGTTATTCTAGCTGtttctgctgattattttgggGGACAGGTCAGCCCGTCACTGGTGGAAACATGCCATGTGCTATCACATGCTCCTCTTCCCTCACAATCTGTATTTACTGAGTTTATTCTGTATTCAGGCCTCTGAAAGGCATACTCAGGCTGATCAGAGCCAGGCCTCTGTATCCAGAGTAAAGGTGATGTGTTAGTACAGGTATTCAGTACAAACTATAGGTAATCAGAATGGCCCAGGCAGGTTTGAACCTATAGCCCCTCACCACCAAGGAAGCCTGCCTCCCAAACTCTGTGCTCAGCCTTATCCAGTCACCTTAGGATCAAGGGGTTCATTTGATATGCTTTCTCCCTACTTTTACCTCCAAATAAGAATTCCAAAGTCCTTCAGCCTGGTAGGAGTCAGCTAGAACCAGCCCCTTCTGCTTGCTATTCTACTTTCCCATCCTAAAAAGAAGAGCAGGGATGCTCAATGTAGAAAGTCTAATAAGCCTTATACTCTGAGAGGAGTGAGTCTATAGCTCATCCCTtttgtaataatagtaatagaagCTAGgatttaaatagccttttaaaaGTCTGGGAAGATTCACACAAACTGATGTTGAACAGAACAAGCAGAACCCGGAATACACTGTACACGATAACAGCAAGAACGTTCGATGATTGACTACGAAAGACTTAATTTTCAAAGACTCAgagatccaaggcaatcctaatagactttggatacaAAATGTcgtcttcatccagaaaaagaattatgaagactgaatgaaaATCAACGCATGCTATGTTCAcgtctttgttctgtttttccccctctaccatggtttttccttttgttcttatttttctcttccataacgattcataaagcaatgtattaaaaataaaataaccttttaaggtttgcaaatcactttgcaaatattccatttgatcatcacaaccaCTGTGCAAAGTGGATATTATTTTTACAGCTAATTactatttaacaaatgaagaaaccgaggcagacacaggttaaataacttgcccagccaGTAAATTCATTCCATCAGCTCAGCGCGAGGTTGTTACCAGTACTGGTAACAGGCTTAGGTCTGCGGCTGATCAAGAGCTCCATTGCCTCTAATCTTCCAGAACTTCGGCTCCGGGAAAAGGCGGGTCCCGAAGTGACCGCCCGGGAGAGGAATGAGTAAGAGAtgtggaggaaaagggagggcGAAAAAGGGACTCCGAAGGACCAGACCAGACGGCCCGCAAGCGGGAGTAATCTCCCGGTAGAtaggggcgggggcgggggaggggagaggctCGGGTGCCTTCTTCCGATTGGCCTCAGGGGTCCGCTCTAGGCCAATCAGGAGGTGGTgcggcggggcggggcggggcggcgAAGCAAGTTTAGGCCGGGAACGTCGCCCGCTTGGGCCTCTGAGGAGCAAGGCACGTGATGCCCCCTAAGCAGACCCTTCTGTTTTACACAAAAGTGCCCAGGGAGCGTCCCAGCCGTCGGTTCCCTGCCGCAGGCGAGTTGCTGAGCCAGCAGCGCCGGGCTCAGACTCAGAGCCCGCGAGACACGCAGGGCATCTTGCGCATGCGGAGCGGGGCAGCGAGAGAAACTAGCGCATGCGCGCCGGTACTGCGCGCCTTCCCCGAAGCCATCTTTGAGGAGGGCTTCAGGCTGGCGCCGGGCACTGCCACGGCCTTTGTTAAGCGCCGGAGTATATAAGAAAGGCAAAACCGCGGTGCGTCCCTGCCCTCCAGAGACGGCCAGTGCCCTGCGGATCTAAGGGATCCCACGGGGAGCAGTCGCTCCGAGGTGACCCTGCCCCCACGCCGGATGCAGCTCTGGTAAACGAACGGCCTCTCGGCTTGGGCGCACTTCCTCCGCCGGAAGTCACGTCATGACTCCCGGCAGGCTGTTCGGTGGCGGGAACGAGAGCTGCGGCACCGGGGGGCCAGTGGAGCCTGTGGGGACGGGATCGGGCACGGCCAGAGGACAGCGACCGCCCCCTCGTCGTGTGTGCGTGACTCGGCTCCTCGCGCCTCCAGCTCCGCGTCCGGGGTCCCGTGCGTGACGCTCTGGCCCCGAGTGGTCCCGGGGCCCCCTGAAGTCCGGTTCCCGCCTCCGACCATGCAGGCCTTCCTCAAGGGGCCGGCCTCCATCAGCACCAAGCCGCCGGCCTCCAAGGACCGCgggcccgccgccgccgccgcgggcAGCAGCGCCGAGAGCCGCAGGGCCAAGCCCGTGCCGTGGGTGGAGAAATAGTAAGCGCGGCCCAaagccccgccccgccccgcccccgcccgccCCGAGTCCGGCcccgggggggtgggggggtgggcgAGGGGGCCGGAGGGGCTCCCGGGCCATCGTGGCGTCCCCTTGTGTTTCAGCCGGCCCAAATGCGTGGACGAGGTGGCCTTTCAGGAGGAGGTGGTGGCCGTGCTGAAGAAGTCCTTGGAAGGAGCCGATGTGAGTGGGACCCCGGACCCGCCCCCAACTGGCCGGGCTGGGGAACCCCCGGGTGTGTGGGGCGGGGGTCCGAGTCCTTCCCCGACAACCCCCCTCCCGCTGGGGGCGGCGCGGCCCCGGGAGAAGCCGCGCTGCGGTGGGAGAGGCGGGGAGGGGGCGCTCGGGCTGCGTTAGTGCGGACTTTGGATGAGGCCGCTGTGCTCACCTTCCCTGCCCCCCCTGCCCTCCCCCGGCTAAGGGACCCCCGAGCCCGGCCTCAAGGAGCGGCTTGTGTTCCCCCAGCTCCCCAACCTTCTGTTCTACGGACCACCTGGGACGGGGAAGACGTCCACCATTCTGGCGGCTGCCAGGGAGCTCTACGGGTGAGCGCGGGCTCTGTGGCCCATATGCGGCTCTCGGGAGGTCACAGGGACTGGGAGACTCGGGGGACGCTTCTTAGGGCGGACACTGGGGACGCAGGCCGGCAGGGACGGCCCTGGCGGCGCGGGGGACGGGGGACGGGGAATGAGTCCCGGGAACCCCGGCCCAGGGCCCCGGGGCTGTGCGGGAGCAGAGAAGGGAGTCGTGGCCTGTGTCGGGCGCGTGGAGTGGAGCAGAAGCGCCGGCTTGGGTGCGAGCCCGTGGGACGGCGGGTAGAGAGCCGAGTACTAAGTGTGGTGCTGGGCACTTGGCCCCCAAAGCAGCAGCAGAGAAGGTGCGGTCTGGGGTAACCGAGGGCAGCGTCCCCAACACCCGTCGGGAAAGTTGGAGGCAGAGATAACGAGTTCTGCTCCGGACGGGCACTTGAGATGCTAATGAGGCACCCAGCTAGAGGGGGGCAGGCAGTTCAGGATCAGAGTCGCAAGATTTCAGAATCGGAAGGCCCCCCGAGCCCCGGCACCCCGGGTCCCTGACTTCCAGGACACCACACTTGCTTGAAATCTTAGTGAGGAACCCACCCACTCTCTACCTGTTAGCCCATCCACTTTTGAAAATCTATTATTAGGAAGTTGTGTTACgtttttttcttgacttctcagcATCCATCCTAATGTCAAACAGTATGCTGTGAAACAACAAATCTAAGCTCTCTACTGATAGTGTTTCAGTAAATAAAGATGGTTGTGTGTCTTTTCCAGGCAAAATAACCCCGGTTTCTTCAGCCAATCCTCATACAACAGACTCAAAAGCCTTTTGCTATTCTGTGTCTCATATACCATGATGCCCCTGAGTGGACACAGACTGCCAGGGTAGTTTGACCAGTGCACGTGGCAGCTTCTTGACTTCTGGAAGCCATGCCTCTTCACGATACCCCAATCTCACTAGCTTTTGGACCTCCCATCTCAGACCATTGGCTCCCACTGCCCTCTCAGGCCACTAAGATGCACAGCTACGGGTTTGAGTCAGAGGGTAGCCCTGGATTTGTGGATTAGGTGATCATCCACCATGGGCTAATTCTTGGAGGTGTGAACTGATGAGATGTCAAGAGAGGGTACCTTGTACCTTTTAGAAGGAGAAGAGCCGTAACAGAAAGGGAGTACCCATCCCAAGGAGGCGGGATGTGGTCATTGATCCAGCAGAGGAAAGTGAGAAGGACCAGTCAAATAGGtaggaaggaaacaagaacaTGGAAAGTAGTCTGGTGTCTGAGAGAGAGGAGGACCGGCTTGGGCAAGAGGAGACACCTGTTCCTTAGAGACGGGAGCTTCTGTAATAGGGCAGGAGGAAGAGCTCAAGTGAGTGGGCTCTTGTAATGGAAGTAGGGAGAAGTTTGAGTGAGCTGTGGGGAGGGGCATGCTGAGAAGTTAAGGAATGCCCACAGAAGACCAACAGCTGTGcaacgctgggcaagtcacttcccgaTTGCCTCCCTCATAAAATGTCATTTTCCAGGTACAGTTTTGCcacaaaacatgaaaatataaagaaattgagcGGAATAATGACACATGATCCCTAATTTTCTTATTATAGACCTGAGCTTTTCCGACAAAGAGTTCTAGAATTAAATGCATCAGATGAACGTGGAATACAGGTCATTCGGGAGAAAGTAAAGACGTTTGCTCAACTAACCGTGTCAGGGTCTCGCTCAGAGTAAGTAGCcaagtttttccttctctttctcatatCATAATGCCTAAAATACCTTTTCAGTGTTTTCTGATTTAGAATCCCATTTTTCTTGACAGTTTATAAACTTACATTTTACTTTTAAGTGgtcatttagtatttttttccttcatatgatttttttttttcagagatctaTATTGGTGAGGGAGGATAGTAGTTCAGgtaaaacatacatgtatataggaATTTTCTCTCaactatggtgagagttcttcgACGGCatatatagcattttcatcttgagtcttggatcattatgttgcCCAAAATAGTTAAAGTCATTCCAGTCATTTTAttaactatgtacaatgttctcttggctctgctcaattcactttgtgtcagttcatgcaagtctaaTTTTTTCTGAAAATCTGCTTGTCATTTAcataataacattccatcacaatcatactcTACAactttagccattctccagttgatgagcattcccccaatttccaattcttagtctctaaatatataataaaatataattttgtctcTTCTCCTCTACCCCCTGCCCccagtctctttgggatatagacctagtagtgttaTCACTGACACAAATGGGATGtggttttataaccttttgggcaaattgctctctagaatggttggatcagttcccaaTTCTTCTAATGTCCtggttttcctacatcccttccatagttaacattttccttttttgtcttattagccaatctgacaattGGTGAAGTAGTACCTTAGCATcattataatttacatttctttaatcaataatgatttagaatagtTTTTCATGTAACTACTGACagttttgtctgaaaactgcctattcacaTCCTTTAACcattatcaactgaggaatgacttttCTTATGAATTTGGGTTGGTTCtcttatatttgagaaaagaggtatgaattaaatttaaaaagcccAGTCTTTTGCCcttgaatttagattttaattttttggtataaggaaatatctttatttcatagcagaagagatttttttttaatgttactgaATTTTGCCAGTTTATCTTCCTGAAATCAACTTTGTTTCCTTGGAAGTAATGCTTTCAGCACAGTGCTTAGAATTTGAGGTTACTATGTTGTGAAAAGCATCTCTAAGTTACTGCTGTCTCTTTGATATAGTGGGAAGCCATGTCCTCCTTTTAAGATTGTAATTCTGGATGAAGCTGACTCTATGACCTCTGCAGCTCAAGCAGCTTTAAGGCGTACAATGGAGAAAGAGTCCAAAACAACTCGATTCTGCCTTATCTGCAATTATGTTAGTCGGTATGTATGCTCCCTTTCTTTTAGCCCAGAGTTTGGCCACAGCCTTCCTTGATAGCCAAGTTAAGGAACAAACAAAACGAACAACTTTTGAAGGTCCTCAGGATGCCCAcatgtttttaaattgttctagATAAACCCAAGTACTGAGAAATTCCCTGCCAACAATGACTTTTTCAACTTTATCCCTCTTCTCTTGCAGGATAATTGAACCCTTAACCTCTCGATGCTCCAAATTCCGCTTCAAGCCTTTGTCAGATAAAATTCAGTATCAGAGATTACTAGACATTTCTGAGAAGGAAAACGTGAAAATCAGTAATGAGGTGGGTAGGGTGACTGATTTTCTGTTAGTAGCCCATCTAAGACAGTCAAGTCTGCTAGCTGAACGTGGAGGAGCCCTAGCAATGTCATAGgtgtcatattttaaattttgaaaattatggaGCATGTATAAAACATGCAAGTATTTGGATGATGAGGTaccaagaaaataggaaaattccAGATCCTAAACAAGTTTTAAGGTGGTCTTTCTTCCTGTATAGAGGTGACTTGTTCATGAGAACATTTGTTTTTCGTTTAGGGAATATCTTACCTTGTGAAAGTGTCAGAAGGAGACCTACGAAAAGCCATCACATTTCTTCAAAGTGCTACTCGACTGACAGGTGGGCAAGAAGTCACAGAGAAGGTGATCACAGAGATTGCTGGGGTAGGACGTTCTCTGTCTTTCTTGGGGCTTTTCCTGCAGTTTTGTCCTTTGTAGGTGTAACTGGGGAAGAAATTATTCTTCAAACTGAACTCTAACCCTAAGGGATCAAGCTGAAAAAGGAATCCCTCAGTCTATAAATCCCAAATATGAGAAAGCCATCTCATTAAACCCATCTCCCCTACACCTACATGCATCCTCAGCAGTAactaattaaaaactaattttaaagcCAACATTTATCCAGTCTTTGCCTGTCCTCACTCCAAGCCCAGAGCTCCCACTTGATTCGAGTTCTTTGGCCTTCCCTGGGAAAATAAATCCAGTGAAGATTTCTGTCCCTGGGCCCTGACCCACACCAAGGCAAAAGGGAGATATTGCTGTGTCTCACCTTAAGCCACAGCCATTTAGAATCCCGTTTCAGAGCTTTGCTAGGCTTTTCTCAGcaggggtggggatggggtggggatggggtggggatggggtcAGTACTCCTGGATATAGGACAAAAAACACATTCCTCCTGGAAATCGCCAGATGTCCATCTAGCTTTGTCATATATACAAGAAATCAAATTCTAGTCCTTAGTCTCTAGTCAGCTCACAATTCAGGTTTTGTTGCAGGCACGGATGTAGGTACACATCAGCGATAGTATCTGAAATAATTAATTGTACCATTGCCATGCCACTTTTTTCAGGCTTGGAAACAATGTCAGGAAACATGTTTGAAATTGAGAATCAGTCTCTTAGGACTGATCCCCAAAGCATATGCAAAATAGCAAACATGCCCATTACATAGAAAAGGCATGGAGGATAGAGACGTGATGTTCATGACAGTATGCCAGGAGTTTTTTGTATTGAAGCCATTTCTTTCCTAGGAACTTGTTACCGGGATGTATTtgtttccatttccctttctaggTGGTACCTACAGAAACAATTAATGGCATTTTCTCAGCCTGTCAAAGTGGCTCCTTTGAAAAACTGGAAGCCATTGTTAAGGTAACTTTTTCATgtattatgaaataataaatactgAGAATTTTGGGGTGGCTGACCTCCAAGTCTCTACTTAGGATCTAATTGATGAGGGGCATGCAGCAACTCAGCTTATTAACCAACTTCATGATGTGGTGGTGGAAAAAGAGGACCTCACTGATAAGCAGAAGTCAGTCATTGCAGAGAAGCTTGCAGTAAGCAAACCTCATTACCATATTTGGGTATGGCTAGCTAGGCCCAGGTTTTGAAAAGGCTACAGTAAccagttatttttccttttcaggaaATGGACAAGTGCCTGGCAGATGGTGCTGATGAACACTTGCAGTTGATCAGTCTCTGTGCTACAGTGATGCAGCAATTAACTCAAAAtgttaattgaaatttttttacattttgatggCAATAAAAgtttggatgtaaattttttactttctttccacTTACCACCTTATGGATTGCTCTCCTGGTTTATT
Encoded here:
- the RFC4 gene encoding replication factor C subunit 4; translation: MQAFLKGPASISTKPPASKDRGPAAAAAGSSAESRRAKPVPWVEKYRPKCVDEVAFQEEVVAVLKKSLEGADLPNLLFYGPPGTGKTSTILAAARELYGPELFRQRVLELNASDERGIQVIREKVKTFAQLTVSGSRSDGKPCPPFKIVILDEADSMTSAAQAALRRTMEKESKTTRFCLICNYVSRIIEPLTSRCSKFRFKPLSDKIQYQRLLDISEKENVKISNEGISYLVKVSEGDLRKAITFLQSATRLTGGQEVTEKVITEIAGVVPTETINGIFSACQSGSFEKLEAIVKDLIDEGHAATQLINQLHDVVVEKEDLTDKQKSVIAEKLAEMDKCLADGADEHLQLISLCATVMQQLTQNVN